The genomic interval GAATCGGAAACGCCCGACCTGGCGTATATTTTCAAGCATGCGGTCACACAAGAGGTGGCATACAACTTGATGTTGTTCTCCCAACGCCGGCAACTGCATCAATCGGTGGCGGAGTGGATCGAAACCAGCAATGAAGGCAACCTTGATTCGTATTATCCCCTGCTTGCTTATCACTGGTCGCAAGCGGCTGAAACGCCTGAAACCTCGCGGAATCATCAGATCATCGAGAAAGCGGTGAAATATTTGGATAAAGCCGGCGCGCAGGCAGTGGAAAATAATGCCAACCGCGAGGCGATCCAATTCTTCAAAGACGCGCTCACCTGGGACTCGCGCCTTCCCAAACCTGCCGGCGCGAACGAAACCCGCGACCGCAAAGTGAAACGGGCGCGTTGGTACGGGCAGATCGGGCTGGCGTATTACGGTTTGGGGCTGTTGCCGGATTGCGAGAAAAATATCCGCGAGGCGTTTCGCACGCTGGGCAAGCCATTGCCGAAGTCGCCGTGGCAGTTTGCCCTGGGGTTGATCGTGCCGGTCATCCGCCAGATTTTTCACTGGTATGTCCCATCGCGGATCGGTTCGGCGCGCGGAAGCGAACGGGGCGCATCCCTGGAATTGGCGCGGTTATATGAATTGATCGGCAGAATGTATTTTTATGCGAACGAAACCCTGCCGATCATGTACTCGATCTTGCAGTTCCTCAACTCGGCAGAGAAAGCCGGCGCTTCACCCGAACTGGCGAACGCGTATTCGGGGATGGCGGTGCTGTCCGGGTTTGCCCGCTTGCACCCGCAGGCGGAGCGATACGTGCATCGCGCGTTGACCGTGGCAAATGAGGTCAACCAGCCGTCGAACCTCATTACGGTCGGCGTGGTGACCAGCGTGTACCGCGTGAGCGTGGGGCAGTGGGATGAAATTCGCAAACAGGTGACCGCCTCTAAAATGCTGTGCGAGGAACTTGGCGATTCTCGCCAGTGGGGCGATAGCACGGTCTTGCTGGCAGAGAGCGCGTATCTTGCCGGCGACATCGACTTTGGACTGAACCTCCAAAAAGTGTTGCTGGACGATGCGCGGAAACGCAACAGCCCGCTTCATATCGAATGGGGGCTGGCTGGGGTTGCGGCAAACAGCGTGAGGTTGGGGAACGAAGCGGAAGCCATCCCGATGCTGGAGGAGGCGTTGCAGATCCTTGAGAAGATTCCGAACCGCGCTTCCTCCATTAATACGAATGCCCAATTTGCCCTGGCGCTCTTGAAGACCGGCGATACGCGAAAGGCGAAATTGCACGCGGCGGAAGCGCTCAGGCTGGCGAGGGGAAGTTCGCCGACCAATTACGCTATGCTCATCGGGTTTTCCGCCGCGGCGGAAGTCTATTTCACGTTGTGGGATGAAACGCTTCGCGCGCGCGACGGAATGGTTGACGCCGCCGACTTGAGGGCTTCCGCCGAAGAAGCGCTGACCCTGTTGCATTCCTACAAAAATGTTCTTCCGATCGGTCAGGCATATTTTGGATATTTCAAAGGCTGGCGCGAATCATTGATCGCGAAACCAAACGTCGCGATGCGATCGTGGTTCAAAGCGCTGGAGGCGGCGGAGAAATTTCATTTGCAATACGAGGAGGGAATCGTGCGGGTGAAATTAGCGCAACACTTGGAACGCGGACCCAGCCGCGCGAGCCGAACATCTGGCGCGGGCGCAGCGACTCTTTGAGGCGATGGGGGCGGCGCGCGAATTGGACGGCGTTCGGAAACTTATGGGGTGATCACCACGCGCACATCGCCGGTGAATTTTTCCAGATCATCGAGTCGCTGATTGATCTTTCCCGCATCGAGCGGTATCACTTGCGACACCACGCGCGAGGTATCCAGAATCCCTCGCCGCGCCCACTCCACGAGCAGAGGCAACTCGCTCAGCAGATGATCGTTCGAGCCGATGATCTCCGCTTCTTTGCCGAGCACCTGCGCGTACGTGTTGATCGAGATCGGTTGTTGATTCAATCCCACCATCACGGCGCGTCCCAGATTGCCCACAGAGTCAATCGCCTGCTCCATCGTCTTCCGCAAACCGATCATCTCCACCGCAACATTCACGCCCCTGCCCTTCGTCAACTTGCGGATCTCCTCCACCGCGTCGGCGCGGCTCGCGTCGATGGGAATCGCGTCGTATTCAGAGGCGAGTTCGAGTTTGTCGCGCTGGATGTCCACCGCGTAGACTTCGACCGCTCCCATCGCTTTTGCCAACTGGATGGCAGACAGACCGAGTCCTCCCACGCCGAAAACTGCCACAGTTTCCCCAGCCTTGATCCTGCTTTTGGTTAACGCGTGCAGGGCGGTGGCTGAGGCGCACATTAACGTCGCGCCTGCCTCGAAAGGAATCTCGTCGGGCAAGTGAATCGCGTTCCGCGCAGGGACGGCGATGTACTCCGCGTAGCCGCCATCCACATGATGACCGAGCATCTTCACCGAGTCGCAGAATTGCTCGTTGCCCGTACTGCAAGAATAACAATCGCCGCATGTGATGTTGTAATGCAAACAGACGCGCTCGCCCACTTTGACGTTCGTCACTTGCGAGCCGATCTTTTCCACCACTCCCGCAACCTCATGCCCAAGTGTGATCGGCATGAATCCCATGGCAGAACGCCCGGCGCGATAATGCGCGTCGGAGTGACAGATCCCCGCCGCGCGCACGCGCGTGAGAATTTCGCGTTCGCTGATGTTCGGGATGGGAATCTCCTGCAACTCGAGCGGTTTGCCAGTTTCCACCATCCGCACTGCCTTCATCATCGCAACTTTCACATTAATCTCCAGTCTCCAGTCTCCACTTTCCTCCCCTCCGTTTCTCCAGCCTCAGACCACCAAATTGCCAATTACTAATTTTCCCATAGTTCACTTATCCCCTCGCCCATCCCGCAATCACACGGATATCCTCCGGTGTGGTGCGGCAACAACCGCCGATCATGCGCGCGCCCGCTTCATACCAAACCCGCGCCTCTTCTCCAAACGATTCGACAGCCGCATGCCCATCCCAATCGTTTTTGGCCGCATCGTATCCTTCGCCCAGGTTAGGGTAGACCAACATAGGTTTGCTGGTGAACCGCTTGCCCTCGCGGAGCAGTGACGAAACATACTTTGGCGATGTGCAGTTAATGCCCAAGGCCGCGATCTGCGGATGTCCCTCAAGCAGTTTCACACAATCGGCAAAGGATTGACCTTCGGAAATGCGCACCTCATCCCGCGCGGAAAAACTGAGCCATGCGGCGATGTTCGGAAATTCATCGAGAAGTTTTACGATTGCCCGCGCTTCGGTCAGGGAAGGGATGGTTTCACACGCCAGCAGTTCGGCGCCCGCTTCGACCAGCGCTTGCATGCGCCCGCGATGGAAATCCATCAACTCGGTTTCGCTCAACCCATAGTTGCCGACGTATTCCTCGCCATTGGCAAGGAACGCGCCGTACGGTCCCACCGACGCGGCAACGAACGGCTTTGACCTGCCCGCGCGATTCGATTCTTTCGCCCAAAATTCATCCCGCGCCGCTGTTGCGATCCGCACAGACTTTTGAATCAACGCGATGGCTTCTTTTTCATTCAAACCGCGCCGCTTGAATCCCTCCACGGTTGCCTGATAACTGGCGGTGATGGCGCAATCTGCGCCCGCGTTGAAATAATCGTAATGCACTTGTTGAATCGCCTCGGGGTGTTCGAGCAAAATTGTTGCCGACCACAGATCGTTCTTCAAGTCGTGCCCGCGCCGTTCCAACTCGGTGGCAAGCGCGCCGTCGATGACGAGAACGGGATGATGATGTAGGATGGTGTCAATAGGATTCATACAAGGATTTCAGTATAGTTGCGCTCGCCGTGTTTATATTGCGCATGAACCCTTGCGCCACTCGATCATTGCAAGGCGAATGCCACATGCGAAGGGTTCACCAATACCAGCGGCACATGCAGCGGGGTCATCTGCGGCAGGAACGGGTTTGAAATCTCCGCCTCGTACAGCGACATCCACGACACGCGCGACACTTCAAGGCTTTGCGACATTTCAGTCTGAGTCGAAATGCGAATCTTCCCCTTCATCAAAAACGTGCCCGCCATCACCACAATATCCTGCATCTGGCGGTTTATTTCCGAAGCGTCATAATCCAGCGGCTCATCGGATGGCGGCAGCGGATGGAACGCCGCCAACTCAGACACGGGAAAATAAATCTCCTCGAATGACATCATTTTGGCTGGGCTTCCGCCGAACACCAAAGTCTGCGGCTTCAACACATGGATATGTTTCGGCGCGCCATCGGTGCGCAACCAGATATTCACGCGCACGCTTTGCTTTGTCACCACATCCCCCCGAATGAACGACATGTTCGAATATAGCATCACAGGGGCCGATTTTTCATCGGGTCTTAAAATATACATGGCGCCTCCGAGTTTATTGGATTATACACTTGCCCGCCCCTCCAATCCCGGCGTATACTCGGATTGACCCTTATGGATGACCGCAACGGGCGACCCTCGCCTCTTTCCCCCATTGACATCTGCCTCGCCCTCCTCATCGGACTCGCTGCCCTCGCCTTATACATCCGCACCCTCGCGCCTTCGTTATTATGGGGAGATTCCGCCGAATTCCAGACTCTTTCCTACACCCTCGGCATGACTCACCACACGGGCTACGCGACTCAGATCATCTTCGGAAAAATCTTTACCCTGATTCCCATCAACGGCATCGCATGGCGCGTCAACTTGATGTCTGCGTTTTTCGGCGCGTTGGCGGTGGCAAACACGTTCCTCATCGTCCGCTTGTTGACTGGTTCACGCACCGCCGCGACTTCCGCCTCGCTCGTCCTCGCCCTCACCGACGGATTCTGGTGGCGCGCGCTCGTCGCCGAATCCTACGCTCCCGCCGCAGGGATGCTGGCAACGGTGTGGCTGTTATTTCTTTTGTGGAGAAGCACAGGTAAACCGCAATATCTTTTCTTGTCGGGTTTGGCAGGCGGATTAAGTTTAGGTATTCATAGTACGGTCGTGATGACAGGCGCGTCCGTGCTGGCAGTGATGGCGTTCACCGCCCGTAAACGCGCGGAGTGGTTCAGCGCGGCGGCGGGAGCGACCCTGGGCGTGGCGCTCTTCCTCGGATTCTTTTTCTTCCTCGATTACAACGACCCGCCTTCGAGCGTTCACAATGCGGTCTTCCGAGTCAACTTGAGCGCGGTGGGATTGACCGAAGACGAATACGATTCTGCTTGGGATCGTTTCAAGTTCATCTTCCCTGCCAACCGCGCATCGTCGTACTACTTCACCGCCACATCTACAGACATGCGCGATAGACTGATCGAATATGTTTCGTATTTTCCATGGTGGCAGTTGACTCTCACCATCATCGGAATCGTTTGGTTGTTTTTCGGCGGCAGATGGCGCGAGGGACTGTATCCACTGATTGCGTTCATTCTCATTTGGGGACTCGCTATCACGGTTTCATTTTCGATCTATCGCGAGTTTTATGTGCCGGCGGCGGTCGTCACGTCGGTGTGGTTCGGCGCGGGGGCAGGCGCGGCGCTGTCCGCGTGGGAGAGGTTGACGAAACTGAACCAGCCGTCCCTGCGAATGACGCGGGTTCTCATCTCCATCGTATTAATTATTTTGCCCATCTGGAATGCGCGGCAAGATTTGAGTCTCGCGATCCAAAAAGGTTTTACATCGTTCATCCGCGATAATCATATCTATCCCGTGTTCGCGCCTGATAAAGCCATCCGTGAGGCGAAACGAATTATCAACAATGTTGAAGACAACGCAATTGTTTTTACGAATTGGGATAAACTGTATTCGTACATATACACCGCGCAGATCGAGGAAGGCAAGATGGATATTTCTTTTCACGAGGTTCTCGATGAAGGAGATCAAATTTTGCCGACGACGCTGATGAAATACATTGACGCGAACATTGACACGCGCCCGATTTATTTTGCCATTGATGTTCCTGAACTTTCCGAGTTGTATCAAGTAACAAAAATTAACGACACGCTGTATCGAATCAATAGAAAATAACATGTTTAAGTTCTCGACGCAGTTGCACTGCGTCGAGTTTCGCGGCAGTGCAACTGCCACGAAATCTAGAATGCACAAAATGACACACAACAAACGCTGGGTTATCGCAAAGACCATCACGCAACAAGCCTCCGAAGCATTGACGGTTGTGCCGCCGATTTTGCGGCAGGTGTTGTTCAATCGCGGCATCGGCACGGAGGAGCAAGCGCGCGCGTTCGTTGCCGCGAAAACGTTGGCAGACACGAATCCGTTTCAGATGATCGGCATGCAAGCCGCGGTGGATCGAATTAATTTTGCGCTTGAACATCACGAACCCATCGCGGTGTATGGCGATTACGACGTGGACGGCGTGACCGCGACCGCCTTGCTCGTGGAAGCATTGCAAAAATTTGGAGCCGATGTTCGCGGCTACATCCCGAATCGATTCGAAGAGGGCTACGGACTCAACAAAGACGCGTTGGATTCGTTGAAAGCGGACGGCGTGAAGTTGGTCATCACCGTGGATTGCGGAATCCGCTCGCCAGACGAATCGCTTCACGCGCAGACCATCGGGCTGGACCTCATCATCAGCGACCACCACCACCCCGACGGCGAAAACCTGCCGCCCGCGTTTGCAGTCATCAATCCAAAACAACATGGCGATCCGTATCCCGATAAAGATTTAGCGGGAGTGGGTATTGCTTATAAAATTGTTGAGGCGCTAGCGCAAGAAAGAGGAAAGACGAAAGAAGACGAAATCTTTCCTCTTTCCTCTTTCCTCGATTTGGTCGCCTTGGGAACCGTCGCCGACCTCGCTCCCCTCGTCGGCGAGAATCGTTCACTCGTCCGCAATGGACTCAAACAACTGCGCGAAACGAAGCGGCAGGGATTATTTTCACTCGCGGGCGTGGCACAGATCAAAATTGACAAGATCACCGCAGGCAACATCGGATTCATGCTCGGTCCGCGTTTGAACGCGTCGGGGCGACTCGAGTCCGCGCTCGCGTCGTTTGAATTGCTCACCACCACCGACTTCATGCGCGCGGGTCAACTCGCGCAGCAACTCGATGTGCAGAACCGCCAGCGACAAACGATCACCAAGACGATGCAACAGCAAGCGGAAGAGATCGCCATGCAGGATGACCCCAATGCGTTTCTGTTATTTGCCGCGCATGAAAGTTTCAATTCGGGTGTGGTCGGCTTGGCATCATCGCGGCTTACGGAAAAGTATTATCGCCCGTCTGTTGTCGCGGCAAAGGGAGCCGAGGAAACGCGCGGCTCGTGCCGTTCGATCCCCGAATTCCACATCACCGACGCGCTCGATCAATGCAAAGACTTGCTCGTCCGTCATGGAGGTCACGCCGCGGCGGCTGGCTTCACGGTGAAAAATGAAAATTTGACCGAGTTGGTGGCGCGGCTCAAAACAATTGCAAAAGAAAAATTGGACGGGAAGGACCTGCGCCAAACACTATCCGCCGATATGGAAGTTTCCCTCGCGGATATGAACTTCGGCATTTTGAAACACATCGCGTTCCTCGAACCGACGGGTTACGGAAATCCCGACGCCATCTTTGTTTCGCGGAATGTGAAAGTGAAATCGTTTCGCGCGGTTGGTTCGGAGGGCAGGCACTTGAAACTCACACTCGAAGACGGTCCCGCGTTGAAATACGATGCGATCGGTTTCCGCATGGGCGACGTGGCAAAGTCACTGCCGCCGCGCGTGGATGTGATGTACACGCTCGAAGCAAACGAATACAACGGACGGGTATCTCTGCAATTGAATTTGAAAGATGTAAAAGAGGCGGGGGTGGCGGATTAGGGAGGATGTACACAGGTACATAGGTAAACAAGTAGACACGTTACGAGATACGGGATACAACCTGTGTACTTGTCTACGTGTGTACGTGTTTCCGTGTATACGTTCGCTCTCTACTTCGCCCTTAACTCTTCTTCCCGTTCAGGTATCGTAAACCGATTAATCGTTGTGTAATCCACAAACCAATTGAAATTGCGGTTCATCCACATCGTGAATGTCCACAGCCAGGGGATGATCCACATGGCGCGCGGGCGGCGCACGAGACTCACCACCGCGTCAGCAACTTGTTCAGCCGTGAGCAACATAAACTTGGGGGTTGTGGCTTTTGTTTTACGTTTGATGCCCGCGTGTGAACCAAATTCTGTTGAAACGCCGCCGGGGTAGACCATCGAAACGTCAATGCCCCATGGCTTCACTTCGCGGCGCAACGCTTCGGAGAATCCATGCACGGCGTGTTTGCATGCTGAATAGATTGTGTAAGTCGGCGTGCCGACAAGTCCCGCCATCGAACACATTTGAATGATGTGACCTGACCGCTGTTGGATCATCACCGGCAACGCCTGCCGCGTGGTCTGAACCACCCCCATCACATTGACATCGAATTGACCTTGAATATCTTTCACGGGATCGAGTTTCTCCAGCCAATCCAATCGCCCGAAACCTGCGTTGTTGACCAACACGTCAATGCGACCGAATTTTTCCAGCGTCTTTTGAATCAGTGATTGAATATCTTCGAGTTTGGAAAGGTCTGCCTGCACGACCAACACATCTGCTCCCGCGCCCATACCTTTGATCTCATTCGCCAACGCTTCGAGTTTATCCACGCGCCGCGCGGCGAGGACAACCCTCGACCCCTCGCGTCCAAACTGACGGGCGGTTGCCTCGCCAATCCCCGACGATGCCCCGGTCACGATCACAACTTTGCCCTTTGGATCCATGAGAGACTCCTGTGTCAATATGTCACCCTGAGGGAGCGCTCGCTGCGACCGAAGGGTCTCGCTCGACCTGATGGGGACGCTGAGTGGCGACCTGCGCCACTCAACATGATATTCGTTGAGAATTATCACATTACAAACTGATCAAGGTCCCCAGCGCGGCTGGTAATCGCAATAACTGTTGTTCGTCAACCGCCGCAAGTCTGTGCCGTTGGCGCGGATCACATAGATCTCGCATCCATGATCGTCGCCGTAATGATCGAAGTACGCGGTGAAGACCACCCACTGTCCGTCCGGTGAAATGGATGGTCCCTGGCTGTTGCCGCCCGTCGGCGTGAGCTGGCGCGTGTTCGACCCGTCCGCGCTCATGATGTAGACCTCGCGATTCCACGGCTCGCCGGAGTACGTGACGATGAACGTCCCATCGGACGACCAATCGCTTCTTCCGCGGATGGACGGCAGATTCGTGATCCTCTTGATCGCGCTTCCCTTCAGGCTGACCGTGAAGAGTTGAACGCCTCCATCGCGGTCGGAGGCGAACAGAATCGATTTCCCATCCGGTGACCAGGTCGGGTCCCAGCCCAACGCTTGCGGAACATTCGCGGGGTTATCGCCGTTTCGATCCATGACCCAGATTTGATTCTGTTGGGTGTTTGGGTTTCCGCGCATGAATACGATACTCTCGCCATTCGGCGAAACTTCAGGCGCGTTAGACACGCCGAGTCGGTCTGTCAGCCGATTTGTATTGCCCGCGGTGAGACTCAATTCATAAATCTCGTAGACATTTTTCTCGCGGAATGCCGAATACAACACGCTTCCCCCATCCGGTGAAAGGGACGCGTAAAAATGACGCGCGTTGTCGCTGGTCAATTGGCGGAATCCCGATCCGTCCGCGTTGATGATGCAGATCTGGTCGGAGGATTGAACTTTATTGACCTGGCATGTGAAGACGATCTTCCCGGTCAATTGATCGGAAGGCGACGGGGATGGAATCGAATTTTGAGGTAGCGCGGTAAACGTGGGAGTCGCAAAATTGAAATCAGGCGTTGCAATGGATTCGGTCGCGGGAGGAGGAGTAAAGTTGGAGGGCGTAGACGCTTGAAGAGTGGCAAACAGGTCTGCCGTCGGGGTTGAAGCGGCGGGGAGGTTACATCCAGAAAATAGAATGAATGTCATTGCGAAGGCGATAGCCCTCGCAGTCCCATGTTGTTTTTTATTCAACCTCTTCAAGAGTAAACTCCTCGCCCGATAAAATTTTCGCGCCGAAACTTCCGCAATAGGGGCAATGAATCTCTCCGCCTTCAGGATGATATTTTTGGAAGCATGCCATACACTGAACTTCGGCAGTGATGAAGCGGAAGCGCAATTCCGCCTGTTCAGCAAGCGTGCCTTTGCCGATCTCGCGCCAGTGTGATTGGATCAGATCGCGATCGAGTTCGGCGATCTCGCCGATGGCAATGTGAAGTGTTGTGATTTGCTTCGTGTTGGACTCGCTCGCGCGTTGAAGAGATTTTGCAAGGATGGATTGCGCGAGCTCGAATTCTTTTTGATGATTCAAAAAATTAATCCTCTTGTGCAAGTTTTGAACCACGGAGTCACGGAGACACTGAGAGAAAAAACGGGTCTCCCGTAATTAACGGGAAAGAGCTTCACCACGAAGGGCACAAAGTACACAAAGGCAAAAAAAGAGCCTAGATTCCTTGGGTTTTCCTTTGTGACCGTCGTGTCCTTTGTGTTTGAAAAAAAGGTTTCCCGTTAAAAACGGTAGAGCCGAAAAAACAAAAGAACTCCGTGACTCAGCGTTTCCGTGTTTAAGGGCTTGAGGCTTTTCTAAGAAATTCAATCAGTCACCTCAGGTCGGTCTATAAGCCGCATTCTGTCCGTGACGCGAACGCCACTGTGCGATCATCTCTCTGGGCGGCGCGTCGCCGCGCCGCTCGGTGCAGCCTACCCGGGACTGACCCAACCACCGCGTGATTGGATACCTATGAAGACGAGCCGTCTCCCGCCATCCGCAGATGGCTTCGTCCCTGCTTGGCCTTGCTCCCGGCGGGGGTTACCTGACGATCTGCATTACTGCAAACGCCGGTGGTCTCTTACACCACCTTTTCACCATCACCCCCTCACCCCATCCCCTCTCCCATTGGGAGAGGGGCGCAGGGGTGAGGGTGGCTGTTTGTTTCTGTGGCCCTTTTCCGGCAGGTTCGCTCCTTACGGAGGCTTCCCCGCCCCGGGGACTATCCGACGCCGTGCTCTATGGAGTGCGGACTTTCCTCGATGGCGTCAACGCGCCACCGCGATCGCCCGACCAACCTGAGGCAAGGTCATCATACACGCAAGCAGAGGGAGCGTCAACATCGGGGCAGAACTGACAAATGGGACTTACGCAGTTGAACCTGTTGCGCCGTAGTTGCACTGCGGCGGCGGCAGTACAACTGCCCGCCCACTGCGTAAGTCCTGACAAATTTGAAAACGCGGACAACTTCACTGGATTATTTTTCAAAAAACATTAGAATAGGAGTTGTATAATGTTTCCTTGAGGAGTCATTGTGAGCAAAAGAACTGGCAAAACGATCATCGGTCTAACCGGCAATATCGCCACCGGCAAAAGCGTGGTGCGGCGCATGATGGAACACCTGGGCGCCTACACCATCGATGCGGACGCGCTGGCGCATCGCGTCATCTCGAAGGGCGCGCCGGGCTATCAGCCTACCATTGACCGGTTCGGCAAATGGCTTTTGGATAAGGAAGGGAACATCGACCGCGCTAAACTGGGCAAACTTGTGTTCGCAGACGCCGAAGCGCTCGCCCAACTCGAAGAGATCGTGCACCCGTACGTGTTGCAAGCGGTGGATTTACTCATCCGCCGGGCGAACCAGCGCGTGGTGGTAGTGGAAGCGATCAAGTTGATCGAATCGGGTATGCGCGAGCAATGCGATTCTATCTGGGTCACCGACGCGCCGCAGGAAGTTCAGGTCGAACGGCTGATGCGCAAGCGCAACCTAACTCGTGAAGACGCGTTGCAACGAATCGGGGCGCAGGCTCCGCAAAGCGACAAACTCGCCGCGGCGACGGTCATCATCCGAAACACCGGTTCGTACGACGAACTGTGGAAACAGGTGACCGCGGAGTGGAAACGCTTCGCGCCCAAGCCGGAAACTGGTCCACTTCCCTCATCCAACACCCAACCCGGAACGTATTTACTCCTGCGCGGCCGCCCCCGCGACGCGCAAAGGATTGCCGAGTTCATCTCGCGCCAGAGCAAGGGACGGCGCGTCATGCATGCTGACGATGTGATGGAGTCCTTCGGCGAGAAAGCATTCCTCATGCTCTTTAGCGGGAGCGAACTGGTGGGCGTGGCAGGCTGGCAAGTGGAAAACCTGGTGGCGCGCACCGACGACCTCTTCATCGACCCAAAAGTACCCGCAGAGAAATCACTGCCGCTTATGCTCAATGAAGTGGAGGAAGCCTCCAATGCCCTGCAATGCGAAGCCTCACTCGTCTTCCCGCCGATGGACTTGGTGGGTTTCGACACGGTTTGGAAACGACTCGGCTATTCGCGCCGCGCGCCGGAAACTCTCGGCTCACAGGCTTGGATGGAAGCCGCCAGCGAATCGATGCCGCGCGGCGCGGCGCTGTTCTTCAAACAACTACGCGCCGACCGCGTTCTGCGACCGATCTAACAGGGTAATTTGTAAAGAAGGGGAATCAAAATACCTCGCCTGCGCCCGAACACGAAGCTTGCCGGCGTTTCAGGCTTTCTCACGGCCGCTTGACTGATTCCGGCTCTACCGGTTTTAACGGGAAACCTTTTTTTCAAACACAAAGGACACGACGGTCACAAAGGAAAACCCAAGGAATCTAGGCTCTTTTTTTGCCTTTGTGTACTTTGTGCCCTTCGTGGTGAAGCTCTTTCCCGTTAATTACGGGAGACCCCTGATTCCTTACCCTTTAAGGGTCTCCCGTAGTTAACAGGAAAATACCTCGCCACGCAGGCTTGCACTGAGTCTATCGAAGCGACACCAAGGGGAAAAGGACCCGGATTCCTTGTGTTTTCCTTTATGACCCTCGTGTCCTTTATGTTTCAGGACTTACGCAGTTGGCGGGCAGTTGTGCCACATCCGCCCCAGGGCAACTACGGCGTAACAGGTTCAACCGCGTAAGTCCTATGTTTGAAAAAGGTTTCCCGTTAAAAACGGTAGTGCCAAAATGGGAAAACCTCCGCG from Candidatus Defluviilinea gracilis carries:
- a CDS encoding zinc-binding dehydrogenase, with amino-acid sequence MKAVRMVETGKPLELQEIPIPNISEREILTRVRAAGICHSDAHYRAGRSAMGFMPITLGHEVAGVVEKIGSQVTNVKVGERVCLHYNITCGDCYSCSTGNEQFCDSVKMLGHHVDGGYAEYIAVPARNAIHLPDEIPFEAGATLMCASATALHALTKSRIKAGETVAVFGVGGLGLSAIQLAKAMGAVEVYAVDIQRDKLELASEYDAIPIDASRADAVEEIRKLTKGRGVNVAVEMIGLRKTMEQAIDSVGNLGRAVMVGLNQQPISINTYAQVLGKEAEIIGSNDHLLSELPLLVEWARRGILDTSRVVSQVIPLDAGKINQRLDDLEKFTGDVRVVITP
- the mmuM gene encoding homocysteine S-methyltransferase — protein: MNPIDTILHHHPVLVIDGALATELERRGHDLKNDLWSATILLEHPEAIQQVHYDYFNAGADCAITASYQATVEGFKRRGLNEKEAIALIQKSVRIATAARDEFWAKESNRAGRSKPFVAASVGPYGAFLANGEEYVGNYGLSETELMDFHRGRMQALVEAGAELLACETIPSLTEARAIVKLLDEFPNIAAWLSFSARDEVRISEGQSFADCVKLLEGHPQIAALGINCTSPKYVSSLLREGKRFTSKPMLVYPNLGEGYDAAKNDWDGHAAVESFGEEARVWYEAGARMIGGCCRTTPEDIRVIAGWARG
- a CDS encoding DUF2723 domain-containing protein; protein product: MDDRNGRPSPLSPIDICLALLIGLAALALYIRTLAPSLLWGDSAEFQTLSYTLGMTHHTGYATQIIFGKIFTLIPINGIAWRVNLMSAFFGALAVANTFLIVRLLTGSRTAATSASLVLALTDGFWWRALVAESYAPAAGMLATVWLLFLLWRSTGKPQYLFLSGLAGGLSLGIHSTVVMTGASVLAVMAFTARKRAEWFSAAAGATLGVALFLGFFFFLDYNDPPSSVHNAVFRVNLSAVGLTEDEYDSAWDRFKFIFPANRASSYYFTATSTDMRDRLIEYVSYFPWWQLTLTIIGIVWLFFGGRWREGLYPLIAFILIWGLAITVSFSIYREFYVPAAVVTSVWFGAGAGAALSAWERLTKLNQPSLRMTRVLISIVLIILPIWNARQDLSLAIQKGFTSFIRDNHIYPVFAPDKAIREAKRIINNVEDNAIVFTNWDKLYSYIYTAQIEEGKMDISFHEVLDEGDQILPTTLMKYIDANIDTRPIYFAIDVPELSELYQVTKINDTLYRINRK
- the recJ gene encoding single-stranded-DNA-specific exonuclease RecJ, with protein sequence MTHNKRWVIAKTITQQASEALTVVPPILRQVLFNRGIGTEEQARAFVAAKTLADTNPFQMIGMQAAVDRINFALEHHEPIAVYGDYDVDGVTATALLVEALQKFGADVRGYIPNRFEEGYGLNKDALDSLKADGVKLVITVDCGIRSPDESLHAQTIGLDLIISDHHHPDGENLPPAFAVINPKQHGDPYPDKDLAGVGIAYKIVEALAQERGKTKEDEIFPLSSFLDLVALGTVADLAPLVGENRSLVRNGLKQLRETKRQGLFSLAGVAQIKIDKITAGNIGFMLGPRLNASGRLESALASFELLTTTDFMRAGQLAQQLDVQNRQRQTITKTMQQQAEEIAMQDDPNAFLLFAAHESFNSGVVGLASSRLTEKYYRPSVVAAKGAEETRGSCRSIPEFHITDALDQCKDLLVRHGGHAAAAGFTVKNENLTELVARLKTIAKEKLDGKDLRQTLSADMEVSLADMNFGILKHIAFLEPTGYGNPDAIFVSRNVKVKSFRAVGSEGRHLKLTLEDGPALKYDAIGFRMGDVAKSLPPRVDVMYTLEANEYNGRVSLQLNLKDVKEAGVAD
- a CDS encoding SDR family oxidoreductase; protein product: MDPKGKVVIVTGASSGIGEATARQFGREGSRVVLAARRVDKLEALANEIKGMGAGADVLVVQADLSKLEDIQSLIQKTLEKFGRIDVLVNNAGFGRLDWLEKLDPVKDIQGQFDVNVMGVVQTTRQALPVMIQQRSGHIIQMCSMAGLVGTPTYTIYSACKHAVHGFSEALRREVKPWGIDVSMVYPGGVSTEFGSHAGIKRKTKATTPKFMLLTAEQVADAVVSLVRRPRAMWIIPWLWTFTMWMNRNFNWFVDYTTINRFTIPEREEELRAK
- a CDS encoding PD40 domain-containing protein, which gives rise to MTFILFSGCNLPAASTPTADLFATLQASTPSNFTPPPATESIATPDFNFATPTFTALPQNSIPSPSPSDQLTGKIVFTCQVNKVQSSDQICIINADGSGFRQLTSDNARHFYASLSPDGGSVLYSAFREKNVYEIYELSLTAGNTNRLTDRLGVSNAPEVSPNGESIVFMRGNPNTQQNQIWVMDRNGDNPANVPQALGWDPTWSPDGKSILFASDRDGGVQLFTVSLKGSAIKRITNLPSIRGRSDWSSDGTFIVTYSGEPWNREVYIMSADGSNTRQLTPTGGNSQGPSISPDGQWVVFTAYFDHYGDDHGCEIYVIRANGTDLRRLTNNSYCDYQPRWGP
- a CDS encoding hydrogenase maturation nickel metallochaperone HypA — encoded protein: MNHQKEFELAQSILAKSLQRASESNTKQITTLHIAIGEIAELDRDLIQSHWREIGKGTLAEQAELRFRFITAEVQCMACFQKYHPEGGEIHCPYCGSFGAKILSGEEFTLEEVE